One Paracoccus pantotrophus genomic window, GATCCGCCAACCGACGCGACAGAGGCCGAAGACGAACACGCCGAGTGCCTTGTGCCGGTTCACCGGCAATGAAGGAATCTGGTTTCAAAAAAGTGGTAGGGCCCGCCGTGAAGCGCGAAGCCGTCGCATATCTGCAGGCCGAACATGGCCTGTCGGAGCGACGGGCCCGCCTTATCATCGGTGCGGATCGGAAGATGATCCGCTATCGGTCACAACGCCCGCCCGACGCGGCATTGTGTGGGCGGCTGCGAGAACTCGCCAATGAGCGCCGTCGGTTCGGCTATCGGCGACTCTTCATCCTGTTGCGACGCGAGGGCGAGCCTTCCGGGATCAACCGGATCTACCGTTTGTATCGCGAGGAAGGGTTGACGGTGCGCAAACGGATAGCTCGGCGCCGGGCGCATCCGCGCGTTGGCCCGGCTGGTGCCGCAGACCGGCCTGCTGATCGCGGGCGAGCGCCTTCGCGAGAGCCCCGCCGGCCGGCTGCGCCCCCGGTGATCCGGTACCGGTGCGGCCCGGGGCGCGCATTCCCGCCGATGGCGAGATCGTCGAGGGCCTGGGCGGCATCGACGAAAGCCCGGTGACCGGCGAAAGCCTGCCCCGCAGCCGCGGGCCGGGCGATCCGGTCCTTGCCGGCATCGTCAATGCCCAGGCGACGCTGCATATCCGCGTGACCCGCGCCGGCGCCGACAACATCATCGCCCGCATCATCCGGCTGGTCGAGGAAGGCGAGGAGGCCCGCGCGCCCGCCGAGCGTTTCATTGACCGCTCCAGCCGCTGGTACATGCCCGCGGTGGTGCCGCCGGCGCTTCTGGCCGGCGATCCTGACCGGGACAACCCGCGCAGCGCCGCCGCCATCGCCGGCCCCCTGGGCACCGATTGGCGCGCCGGCATGTTGCCTGGGGACAAGCTGGCCGCGATCCGCGACCTGACTGCCCCGGGGCGGGGTGATGATGGTGGGCGACGGCATCAACGACGCCCCGGCGCTGAAACAGGCCAGCATCGGCGTGGCGATGGGCCCGGGCACCGACGTGGCGCTGGCGACAGCCGACGCGGCGATCCTGCGCGACCGGGTCACGGATATCGCCGCGCTGATCCGGCTGGCCCGTGTCACCATGGCGAATATCCGCCAGAACGTCGCCATCGCGCTGGGGCTGAAGGGCGTGCTTCTGATCGCCTCGGTCCTGGTGATCACCGGGCTGTGGATCGCCATCCTGGCCGATACCGGCGCCACGGTGCTGGTGACGCTGAACGCGCTGCGCCTGTTGCGGCTAGACCCGACGCGGGAATAGGCGGGGGGCGCGCGCGCTCAGGCGGCCCCGCCGACGCTCAGCGCGCCTCGTTCACGATGCGGATCTGGGTGAATTCATGCAGCCCCTCCTCGGCGAATTCGACGCCGAGGCCGGATTGCTTGGCACCCCCGAAAGGCATGTTCGGCCCGAAATCCAGGTGCTTGTTGATCCAGACCGTGCCGCTTTCCATGCGCTCGGCCACCTGGCGGGCCAGGTCGCGATCCTCGCCCCAGACCGAGCCGCCCAGGCCAAGCTCGATGCCGTTGGCGCTGGCCACCGCCGATTCCACGTCCTCGAAGCGGATCACCGGCAGGATCGGGCCGAACTGTTCCTCGTCCACGATCCGGTCGCCGTCCTTGACATCGGCGACGATGGTCGGGCGGATGAAATAGCCCGGCCCCTCGGCGATCTCGCCGCCGGCGATGATGCGGCCGTCGGCGCGGGCGGAATCGAGGAAGCCCTTGACCTTCTCGAACTGCATGCGGTTCTGCAGCGGGCCGATGGTGGTGCCCTGCTGCAAGCCGTCGCCGACCACGGCGGCCTCGGCCAGCTCGGCCAGGCGGGCGCAGACTTCCTCATAGATCGAATCATGCACATAGGCGCGCTTGATCGCCAGGCAGACCTGCCCGGCATTCATGAAGGCGCCGGCGAAAAGCCCCGGCGCCACCTTGGCCGGATCGGCGCCCGGCAGCACGATGGCCGCGTCGTTGCCGCCCAGCTCAAGCGTCAGCCGCTTGATGGTGGATGCGGCGCTGGCCATGATCTTCTGCCCGGTCGCGGTCGAGCCGGTGAACGAGATCTTGGCGACATCGGGATGGCTGGTCAGCGCCGCGCCCAGGTCGTTCTGGTCGGTGACGATGTTGACCACGCCCGGCGGCAGGATCCCGGCGATGATCTCGCCCAGTTTCAGCGTGGTCAGCGGCGTGGTCGGGGCGGGCTTGACCACCATGGTATTGCCGGTCAGCAGCGCCAGCGGCAGCTTGAAGGCCACGATCAGCACCGGGAAGTTCCAGGGAATGATCGCCCCGACCACGCCCAGCGGCTTGCGGAACTGCCGCACCAGCCGGCTGTCGCTGTCCTCGATCACCTTTACCGGCAGGTCATAGCTCGCCAGATGGCGGATGAAGGCGCAGGTATAGGCGATCTCGGCCTGCGCCTCGGGCAGGGGCTTGCCCTGTTCCTGCGTCAGCAGCCGGGCGAATGCCTCGGCCTGCGCCTCGAGCGCGTCGGCGATCTGCAGGATCAGCGCGCGGCGCTCCTCGATCGGGCGGGCGGCCCAGGCCGGAAAGGCCGCCTTGGCCGCCGCCACCGCCGCATGAAGCTGCGCCTCCGAGGCACGGGGGGCTTCGGCCAGCAGCTGTTCGTTGGCCGGGTTCACGACCTCCATGGTCCTGTCGCCCGCGACCAGCTGGCCGTCGATCAGCAATCGGTATTCCGTCATTTCGTCCCTCCCCAAAAGCGTCGTGCAAGTCTGGGGCAGAAAGGCGGGCCGATTCTTGCCATATCCGGCCAATTCGCCGGGGCCGAGGGGCGCCGGCCGAAATCTGGCCGGAAATGTCAAATCCGCAACGGCCTGATTTTGCGGCATGATCCGGGAAAGCGGCGGATTTGTAACGGTTTTTCGCAAGCCCCGTCCCAAGGCCCGCGCGATGCGGCGATTCTTGGGGATCGTCCGGCGGATATGCTACACTTTGTCGCAACAGGGAAATAGCGGGGCAAGGCGCGAGACAGCGGCCACCCGGCGCAGCCACGGGAAATGCCATGCAAGGGTCATGGATTCGCGGAGCCATCGCATTCATGCTGATCGGGTCCGAGGCGGACGGCGCCCCGGCTGCCGCTGCCCCGGCGCCGGCGATGCCCCTGCAGACCTTCGTCAACCATCTCGAACAGGAGCGCGCCGCCAGCAGCGACGGCCTGCGCTCATGGCGCTCGGGCGAGGAGATGGAGCTTTCCGCCATCGGCATCCTGGGCGACGCGGTCGCCCCGCGCCGCACGCTGGGCGAGGCGCTGCGGCTTTTCGCCCGCGGCTTTCCGGTGCTGCAATCGAACAGCCGGATCTCGCTTGAGGTGATCGGCGACGAGGCGCATGTCTGCTACCGGGTGCTCGACCCGCGGATCTGGCCGCGGCGGGCGGATGCCGAGCTGACGCTGGGGCTGATCCGCGGCATCTGCGACCGCTACGCGGTGCCGAACAGCGCGATCCAGGACCTGTGCTTCGAGCATCAGTCGGATCGCGACCTACGGGTCCTGGCGCATCATCTGGGCCGGACGCCGCGCTTCGGCCAGGACGAGAACCGCATCGTGTTTTCCGCGCGCGTGCTGGCCAACACGCTGCGCGCCGAGGCCGGGGGCGACGACGTCATGACGCTATCGAAACGACTGGACGAGGCGCTGACCGAGCTGCGCCGGCAGACCCCGGTCGCGCAGCGGGTGCACGAGCTGATCCTGGCGCAGATGGAACGCGGGCTGGTCAACCAGTGCCATATCGCCGCGCAGCTCGGCATGTCCGAGCGTTCGCTGCGCCGGGCGCTGGCGGCCGAGGGCCAGCCGTTCCACGAGATCCTCGAGGAATGCCGCCGCGTCCACGGTTTCGCGCTGCTGGTGCGCAGCGACCGGCTGTTTGGCGAGATCGCGCTGCTGCTGGGCTATTCCGATCAGACCGCCTTTTCGCGGGCCTTCTCGCGCTGGTATGGCGCCTCGCCGCGCGAACTGAGGAAGATGGGCGCCGAGGAAGTCAGCGTGATCCGCTGATCGAAGCGCCCCTCGCGCGCCGGGCCGCTATGGGCGATGAAGATGCGCGTGGCGTCGGCCCGCCGCGCCTCGATGGCGGCCAGGATGCGCCGGCAGGCGGCATCGTCGATTTCCGAGAATGCCTCGTCGAAGATCAGCACCTCGGCCGGGCGCAGCAGCGCGCGGGCGATGGCGATGCGCTGGCGCAGCCCGCCCGACAGATTGGCGCCGGTTTCGCCGATGGGCGTGGCAAGCCCGGCCTCGGCCCGCGCCCATCCGGCCAGATCGGCGGCCTCCAGCGCCTGCCACAGTGCGGCATCGCCCGCATCCGGCGCGGCCAGGCGCAGGTTCTCGGCCAGCGTGCCGCGCAGGATCGCCGGGCGTTGCGCCAGATGGGTGATGCGCGCGGCAAGCCGCAAGGGGCGCAGATGCGCGACCTCGGCGCCCGCAAGCCGCACCGCTCCCTCGGCCAGCGGCGCGTCGCGGGTCAGCGCGGCCATCAGCCGCGACTTGCCGATCCCCGACGGCCCATCCAGCAGCACGCGCTGGCCCGGCAGGATCACGGCCGTCACCGGATGATGCGCCGCGCCCGCGGCCCGGGCCTCGCGCAGGGCGATGGTCAGCGGGCCGGGCGGCGGCTCGGCGCCCGCGTCGGGACGGGCCGAGGCGATCACCGCGCCCAGCCGGTCCGCCGCCACCCGCGCCCGGGCCTGCGCATGGTAGAGGCCCAGCAGGTTGCGCAGCGGCCCCGACATCATCCCGGCATAGGCAAGGAACGCGACCAGCGTGCCGATCTGCCATTCGCCGCGCACCACCTGCCAGCCGCCGACCAGCAGGATGGTGCCGCGCAGGATGGCGGTGATGGTCTGGCTGACCGCGCCCACCGTCTCGGACCAGAGCCGCTGGCGGGTCAGCCCGGCGATCTGCGCCTGCTGCGCGGCACCGAAGCTGGTCGCCCGCTGGTCCAGCGCGCCCAGCCCGCGCAAAGTGGCGCGGGCCGACAGCGTCTCGGCCATCTGCGCGGAAAGCGCGCCGCGCTGGCCGCGCACATCCTCGGCCAGCGCGCGGGTCCGGGGCCGGGCGCGGGACAGGAACCACAACTCGAAGGGCGCAGCCAAAAGCGGCAGGACCGCCATGCGCCAGTCCAGCGCGATCATCAGCCCCAGCCCGCCGGCCAGCCGGAACAGCGCGCCGACCGCGACCAGGGCGGTGTCGAAGGCGAAGCCCTGGATCTCGGCGCAGTCGCCGTCCAGCCGCGCCATCGCCTCGCCCAGCGGCAGGTCGGGGTGGTCGGGATCGCGTGCCAGCGCCGCGCCGAACAGCCGGCCGCGCAGATCGGCCAGCATCCGGGCCGAGGCGCGCAGGTGCAGCATCGAGTTCACCATCCCGAAGCCCACCGCGCCCAGGCCGAGCGCAAAGGACAGCCCGGCCCAGAGGATCAGCGCGCCCATGTCCCGCGCCATGATGCCGGCGTCGATCACCTGCCGGGTCAGCATCGGCATGGCCAGCCCCAGCGCCGCCGCGGCAAGCGAGGCCGCCAGCACCACCAGCCCCGAAGGCAGCGCCCGCGCCATCACCGGCGCCAGCCAGCCCGCCGCCTCGGGGCCGAAGATCAGCCGGGCAAGGCGGGCGGCCAGCCTATCCATGGCCGCATTTCCGTTCCGGGCCGTGATGGATCGCGCGCGCCGCCAGCGCGGCGATGGCGGCAGGCCCGTCCAGCCGGCCCGCCCCCGCCATGATCGCCGCCAGATGGCCGGCGATGCGCGCCGCGCCTAGGCTCGCGCCGCCCATGCCGGGCGGGCCGTGCTCGGGCGAGTTGCACCAGGCGCCGAACAGCGCCGGGCCGAGCTGCGACAGATCATCCCAGCCGCAGCGCGCATCGCCGGTGGCGGCGATCACGCCGGGATAGGCGGCGGGAAAGCAGGGCGCGCCGCGGGCCGGATGCGCCGCGACCAGCACCGCGCCGTCCGCGACCAGCGCCTCGCAGGCCCGGCGCAACGGCGCGCGGTCGGCGCTCAGGCCCAGGCTCATGCAGATCACCTCGGGCCGCGCCTCGGCCATGGCGGCGAACCAGCGCAGCGCGGCGGCGACGCGCAGCGCGCTGGTGACGGGCCGGTCGTCGAAGACCTGCGCATGGATGATTGCCGCGCCCGGACAGGCGCGGCGGATGATCGCGGCGACGGCGGTGCCGTGGCCCAGCCGGTCGGGCAGGGCGGGGATGGCCGAGCCGTCGGCCATGAAGGCGCGGGCGTCCTCGGCCCGGTCCTCGGGGCCGGGGCCGCTGTCGATCACCCCCACCCGCAGCATGTCATTCGTCCCGCGTGAACAGCCGCACCGAGGCCAGCGACATCGAGGCGTTGCCGGGCAGGTCGACCTGGCCCTTCTTCTCCAGCGTCTCGGCGTCATAGGCGGCAAGGTCGCCAAGCGCGCCGCCCAGCCAGACCGTGCTGCCGTCGGTCGAGACGTTCACGGAATAATAGCTGTGCGGCAGCGCCACCCGCTTGATCGAGGCGTTCTTTTCCAGATCGAAGCTTTCCAGCACGTTATAGGCGCCGAAGGCGCGGGTCTTGGCCGGGTTCACCGCGGTCGAGAAATAGAACACGTCCATGATGCGGATTTCGCGCATCGCCATCTCGCCGGTCTCCAGGTCCATGGTCAACAACCCGGTGCGATAGGCTGCCGGGTCGGCCGGGTCGATGTCCTTGCGCGCAGTGTAGAAGGGCGTCGCCATCACCCCCGAGCTTTCGTGCTGGTTCCAGACCGCCAGCACGTCGGGCTGGGCATAGGTCTCGGCCTCCCAGCTCTGGATCGGCTTGTCCTCGATCAGCGTGCCGGTCTCGGGATCCATGACATGCAGGTCGCGGCCCAGCCCGTAAAGCTTCGAGCCGTCGCGGGCCCAGGCCAGCATGGTGACCTGGCGCGGCGCCTCGAAGGCCTTGCGCCGTTCCAGCGTCTCGGCATCGTAAAGCGCGATGC contains:
- a CDS encoding aldehyde dehydrogenase family protein, with amino-acid sequence MTEYRLLIDGQLVAGDRTMEVVNPANEQLLAEAPRASEAQLHAAVAAAKAAFPAWAARPIEERRALILQIADALEAQAEAFARLLTQEQGKPLPEAQAEIAYTCAFIRHLASYDLPVKVIEDSDSRLVRQFRKPLGVVGAIIPWNFPVLIVAFKLPLALLTGNTMVVKPAPTTPLTTLKLGEIIAGILPPGVVNIVTDQNDLGAALTSHPDVAKISFTGSTATGQKIMASAASTIKRLTLELGGNDAAIVLPGADPAKVAPGLFAGAFMNAGQVCLAIKRAYVHDSIYEEVCARLAELAEAAVVGDGLQQGTTIGPLQNRMQFEKVKGFLDSARADGRIIAGGEIAEGPGYFIRPTIVADVKDGDRIVDEEQFGPILPVIRFEDVESAVASANGIELGLGGSVWGEDRDLARQVAERMESGTVWINKHLDFGPNMPFGGAKQSGLGVEFAEEGLHEFTQIRIVNEAR
- the qhpR gene encoding AraC-like transcriptional regulator QhpR, producing MQGSWIRGAIAFMLIGSEADGAPAAAAPAPAMPLQTFVNHLEQERAASSDGLRSWRSGEEMELSAIGILGDAVAPRRTLGEALRLFARGFPVLQSNSRISLEVIGDEAHVCYRVLDPRIWPRRADAELTLGLIRGICDRYAVPNSAIQDLCFEHQSDRDLRVLAHHLGRTPRFGQDENRIVFSARVLANTLRAEAGGDDVMTLSKRLDEALTELRRQTPVAQRVHELILAQMERGLVNQCHIAAQLGMSERSLRRALAAEGQPFHEILEECRRVHGFALLVRSDRLFGEIALLLGYSDQTAFSRAFSRWYGASPRELRKMGAEEVSVIR
- the qhpF gene encoding ABC transporter ATP-binding protein QhpF; this encodes MDRLAARLARLIFGPEAAGWLAPVMARALPSGLVVLAASLAAAALGLAMPMLTRQVIDAGIMARDMGALILWAGLSFALGLGAVGFGMVNSMLHLRASARMLADLRGRLFGAALARDPDHPDLPLGEAMARLDGDCAEIQGFAFDTALVAVGALFRLAGGLGLMIALDWRMAVLPLLAAPFELWFLSRARPRTRALAEDVRGQRGALSAQMAETLSARATLRGLGALDQRATSFGAAQQAQIAGLTRQRLWSETVGAVSQTITAILRGTILLVGGWQVVRGEWQIGTLVAFLAYAGMMSGPLRNLLGLYHAQARARVAADRLGAVIASARPDAGAEPPPGPLTIALREARAAGAAHHPVTAVILPGQRVLLDGPSGIGKSRLMAALTRDAPLAEGAVRLAGAEVAHLRPLRLAARITHLAQRPAILRGTLAENLRLAAPDAGDAALWQALEAADLAGWARAEAGLATPIGETGANLSGGLRQRIAIARALLRPAEVLIFDEAFSEIDDAACRRILAAIEARRADATRIFIAHSGPAREGRFDQRITLTSSAPIFLSSRGEAPYQREKAREKAV
- the qhpE gene encoding subtilisin-like serine protease QhpE; protein product: MLRVGVIDSGPGPEDRAEDARAFMADGSAIPALPDRLGHGTAVAAIIRRACPGAAIIHAQVFDDRPVTSALRVAAALRWFAAMAEARPEVICMSLGLSADRAPLRRACEALVADGAVLVAAHPARGAPCFPAAYPGVIAATGDARCGWDDLSQLGPALFGAWCNSPEHGPPGMGGASLGAARIAGHLAAIMAGAGRLDGPAAIAALAARAIHHGPERKCGHG
- the peaD gene encoding quinohemoprotein amine dehydrogenase subunit beta — encoded protein: MRKSLLLLASAAALLAGPAAAHDYILAPARPNKLVVVDTQTMAVEKVIEIDDAGPTPMVPMVAPDGRIAYATVNKSESLVKVDLVTGETLGRIDLSTAEERVKSLFGAALSPDGKTLAIYESPVKLELTHFEVQPTRIALYDAETLERRKAFEAPRQVTMLAWARDGSKLYGLGRDLHVMDPETGTLIEDKPIQSWEAETYAQPDVLAVWNQHESSGVMATPFYTARKDIDPADPAAYRTGLLTMDLETGEMAMREIRIMDVFYFSTAVNPAKTRAFGAYNVLESFDLEKNASIKRVALPHSYYSVNVSTDGSTVWLGGALGDLAAYDAETLEKKGQVDLPGNASMSLASVRLFTRDE